One stretch of Nocardia mangyaensis DNA includes these proteins:
- a CDS encoding thiolase family protein, with protein sequence MRDAVIVEAVRTPIGRGKPDGALHDIHPVDLLAHSLRAVIERSGIDPALVDDVIGGIVTQAGEQGANMTRRAVLAAGYPESVPATTVDRQCGSSQQAIHFAAQGVLAGAYDIVVAAGVESMGRIPMGANLVGTTDLSGVAFAERYPDDLVPQGISAELIAAQWELTRTQLDEFALGSHEKAARATKDGLFADELAPLNGLATDEGIRVGSTLDTLAKLRPAYYDPAMAARFPQIGWEITAASASQVSDGSSAVLIMSGERAAQLGLRPLARLHSFAVAGDDPLLMLTAVIPATEKVLRRAGLELADIDLIEINEAFSPVVLAWAQETGADLSKVNVNGGAIALGHPLGASGARLMTTLVHALHQRGGRYGLQTMCEAGGLANATIIERL encoded by the coding sequence ATGCGAGACGCGGTCATCGTCGAAGCGGTACGCACCCCCATCGGCCGGGGCAAGCCCGACGGCGCACTGCACGACATCCATCCCGTCGACCTGCTCGCGCACAGCCTGCGCGCGGTGATCGAGCGAAGCGGCATCGACCCGGCCCTGGTCGACGACGTGATCGGCGGCATCGTCACCCAGGCCGGCGAGCAGGGCGCGAACATGACCCGGCGGGCGGTACTGGCCGCCGGGTATCCCGAATCCGTGCCGGCCACCACGGTCGACCGGCAGTGCGGCAGCAGCCAGCAGGCCATCCACTTCGCCGCACAGGGCGTGCTCGCGGGCGCCTACGACATCGTGGTGGCGGCGGGCGTGGAATCCATGGGCCGAATTCCCATGGGCGCCAACCTCGTCGGCACCACCGACCTCTCCGGTGTCGCGTTCGCCGAGCGTTACCCGGACGACCTGGTACCCCAGGGCATCAGCGCCGAACTCATCGCCGCCCAGTGGGAACTGACCCGAACCCAGCTCGACGAATTCGCCCTCGGCAGCCACGAAAAGGCCGCCCGCGCCACCAAAGACGGACTCTTCGCCGACGAGCTCGCACCACTGAACGGGTTGGCCACCGACGAGGGCATCCGGGTCGGCAGCACGCTCGACACCCTCGCGAAGCTGCGGCCCGCCTACTACGACCCCGCCATGGCGGCGCGCTTCCCGCAGATCGGCTGGGAAATCACCGCGGCCTCGGCCAGCCAGGTCAGCGACGGCAGCTCCGCGGTGCTCATCATGTCCGGCGAGCGCGCCGCCCAGCTCGGCCTGCGTCCGCTGGCCCGGCTGCACAGTTTCGCTGTCGCCGGGGACGACCCGCTGCTCATGCTCACCGCCGTCATCCCGGCGACCGAGAAGGTGTTGCGGCGGGCCGGGCTGGAGCTGGCCGACATCGACCTGATCGAGATCAACGAGGCGTTCTCCCCGGTCGTGCTGGCCTGGGCACAGGAGACCGGCGCCGACCTGAGCAAGGTGAACGTCAACGGCGGAGCCATCGCCCTCGGCCATCCGCTGGGCGCTTCGGGCGCCCGGCTGATGACGACGCTGGTCCACGCCCTGCACCAGCGCGGCGGACGCTACGGCCTGCAAACCATGTGCGAGGCGGGCGGCCTCGCCAACGCCACCATCATCGAACGACTCTGA
- a CDS encoding o-succinylbenzoate synthase, giving the protein MGADTFVYAIPLRTRFRGITMREGMLIRGPLGWGEFCAFPEYDDREAAGWLATAVEQVTVGWPTPVRERIPVNCTVPAVGPEAAGRIVRESGCATAKVKVADHPGSLAEDLARVAAVREAIGDGAIRVDANAVWDVDTAVRNIGEIDRAARGLEYVEQPCRTVEELAEVRRRVPVRIAADESIRRAEDPLRVAVAGAADVAVLKCTPLGGVRRALAVAEAAGLPTVVSSALETSVGLSAQLALAGALPELEFACGLGTLALFEGDLVADSLLPVDGWLPVPTAPPDPDPALLEKYRHPDPERVEWWLRRYERVNALLEVD; this is encoded by the coding sequence ATGGGCGCCGATACGTTCGTTTATGCGATTCCGCTGCGTACGCGGTTTCGGGGGATCACCATGCGCGAGGGGATGTTGATTCGGGGGCCGCTGGGGTGGGGGGAGTTCTGCGCGTTTCCCGAGTACGACGATCGGGAGGCGGCGGGGTGGTTGGCGACGGCGGTGGAGCAGGTGACGGTGGGATGGCCCACGCCGGTACGGGAGCGGATTCCGGTGAATTGCACGGTGCCTGCGGTCGGGCCGGAGGCGGCCGGTCGGATCGTGCGCGAGTCCGGTTGCGCCACTGCGAAAGTGAAGGTCGCCGATCATCCCGGCTCGCTCGCCGAGGATCTGGCGCGGGTCGCCGCCGTGCGGGAGGCGATCGGGGACGGGGCGATCCGGGTCGACGCCAATGCGGTGTGGGATGTGGACACCGCGGTGCGGAACATCGGTGAGATCGACCGGGCCGCTCGGGGATTGGAGTACGTGGAGCAGCCGTGCCGGACTGTCGAGGAATTGGCGGAGGTGCGGCGGCGGGTGCCGGTACGGATCGCGGCCGATGAATCGATCCGGCGGGCGGAGGACCCGTTGCGGGTCGCCGTCGCGGGGGCCGCGGATGTGGCGGTGCTCAAGTGCACGCCGCTGGGTGGGGTGCGGCGGGCACTGGCCGTCGCCGAGGCGGCCGGGCTGCCGACCGTCGTGTCGTCGGCGCTGGAGACGAGCGTCGGGCTGTCCGCACAGCTGGCATTGGCCGGTGCGCTGCCCGAGCTCGAATTCGCCTGTGGATTAGGCACTCTCGCGTTGTTCGAGGGTGATCTGGTGGCAGATTCGCTGCTACCGGTGGACGGGTGGCTGCCGGTTCCGACCGCTCCCCCGGACCCCGATCCGGCGCTGCTGGAGAAGTATCGACATCCCGATCCCGAGCGGGTCGAGTGGTGGTTGCGGCGGTACGAGCGGGTCAACGCACTCCTCGAGGTCGACTGA
- a CDS encoding MarR family winged helix-turn-helix transcriptional regulator produces the protein MTDGLALDEQLCFPLYAASRAMTSVYRPKLERLGLTYPQYLVMLALWEHDGRSVSELGKALDLDSGTLSPLLKRLEAGGFVERRRAVEDERRVDIVLTEHGRGLRAEACRIPAEMSEIVGLTAEEFDALRGLLRKLTHTLTEK, from the coding sequence ATGACCGACGGACTGGCCCTCGACGAACAGCTCTGCTTCCCGCTCTACGCGGCGTCGCGGGCGATGACGTCGGTCTACCGCCCGAAGCTGGAACGCCTCGGGCTCACGTATCCGCAGTATCTGGTGATGCTGGCGCTGTGGGAGCACGACGGCCGCAGTGTCAGCGAACTCGGCAAGGCCCTCGATCTCGACTCGGGAACCCTGTCCCCCCTGCTCAAGCGGCTCGAGGCGGGCGGTTTCGTCGAACGGCGGCGGGCCGTCGAGGACGAGCGCCGCGTCGACATCGTGCTCACCGAACACGGGCGGGGCCTGCGAGCCGAAGCCTGCCGGATCCCCGCCGAGATGTCGGAGATCGTCGGACTGACCGCCGAGGAATTCGATGCCCTGCGCGGCCTGCTGCGCAAACTCACGCACACCCTCACGGAGAAATGA
- a CDS encoding organic hydroperoxide resistance protein: protein MKVLYTAEALATGEGRTGHGRTTDGKLDVTLAPPKEMGGDGAGTNPEQLFAVGYAACYHSALRLVGKQAGANVSDSTVGARVSIGPNDAGGFELAVTLEVTLPHLPRDEAKALADKAHQVCPYSNATRGNIDVDIQVTDD from the coding sequence ATGAAGGTCCTCTACACCGCAGAAGCCCTTGCCACCGGCGAAGGCCGCACCGGCCACGGCCGCACCACCGACGGCAAGCTCGACGTGACCCTGGCCCCGCCGAAGGAGATGGGCGGCGACGGCGCGGGCACCAACCCCGAACAGCTCTTCGCCGTCGGCTACGCGGCCTGCTACCACTCCGCCCTGCGCTTGGTCGGCAAGCAAGCGGGCGCGAACGTCAGCGATTCCACCGTCGGCGCCCGCGTTTCGATCGGCCCGAACGACGCGGGCGGCTTCGAACTCGCCGTCACCCTCGAGGTGACCCTCCCCCACCTCCCCCGCGACGAGGCCAAGGCCCTCGCCGACAAGGCCCACCAGGTCTGCCCCTACTCCAACGCCACCCGCGGCAACATCGACGTCGACATCCAGGTCACCGACGACTGA
- a CDS encoding response regulator, with the protein MIRVLVADDQETVRTGLRMLLETQPGIEVVGEASDGVAAVELARRLRPDVALLDIRMPRLDGIEATALLAGTDVTDPVAVVIITTFDLDEYVHAALRAGAKGFLLKDAGPQLIGEALRAAANGDALIAPRITVRLLAEFARRPPRPRQPMDPLTAREEDVLALLAAGLTNNEIGDRLFLSLGTVKTHIGGILTKLGLRNRVEAAMWAYESGRIRP; encoded by the coding sequence ATGATCCGCGTTCTCGTCGCCGACGACCAGGAGACCGTGCGCACGGGCCTGCGCATGCTCCTGGAAACTCAGCCCGGTATCGAGGTCGTCGGCGAGGCCTCCGACGGCGTGGCGGCGGTCGAACTCGCACGCCGACTGCGCCCAGACGTCGCGCTGCTCGACATCCGCATGCCTCGGCTCGACGGCATCGAGGCCACCGCGCTGCTCGCCGGAACAGATGTCACCGATCCGGTCGCGGTCGTCATCATCACCACCTTCGACCTCGACGAGTACGTCCACGCCGCGCTGCGCGCGGGCGCCAAGGGTTTCCTGCTCAAGGACGCGGGCCCACAACTCATCGGCGAGGCACTGCGCGCCGCCGCGAACGGTGACGCCCTCATCGCGCCCCGGATCACCGTGCGCCTGCTGGCCGAATTCGCCCGCCGGCCCCCGCGTCCGCGACAGCCGATGGATCCGCTCACCGCCCGGGAGGAGGACGTGCTCGCCCTGCTCGCCGCCGGCCTGACGAACAACGAGATCGGCGACCGGCTTTTCCTCTCGCTCGGCACGGTCAAGACCCACATCGGCGGCATCCTCACCAAACTCGGGCTGCGCAACCGCGTCGAGGCCGCGATGTGGGCATACGAATCAGGACGCATACGTCCGTGA
- a CDS encoding sensor histidine kinase, protein MPTVRGLLGVGWSRPAAPGADGPQPRDIVLVIVLAAAAVVEGAVRTDLTWPLATTLVTLAILPGLLWRRSRPLVVVAVMTVVTAGFTVARTVAGSSPTGLVTMFAVLSIPYAVFRWGSGRDRLVGGALLGLGVGLSIVLGGEGFAGAVAGVAFVGGACLIGALRRERVESRAGELDAVRAREREALARDLHDTVAHHVSAIAIRAQVAGAELPDVSRVAASLDVIEREAQAVLTDMRSLVRTLRAPAGYVPAAGLTELVDLADPGPPPVAVRVHAPDDLPDLVASTLFRIAQEGITNARRHARAATAIAVTVTVDAKSANILVHNDGAAARPSSGDGHGLRGISERTALLGGHVIAGPDPGGGWTLRAALPLRGAA, encoded by the coding sequence ATGCCTACTGTGCGAGGGTTGCTCGGCGTCGGGTGGTCGCGCCCCGCCGCGCCGGGCGCCGACGGTCCCCAGCCGCGCGATATCGTGCTCGTCATCGTGTTGGCCGCCGCCGCGGTCGTCGAGGGCGCGGTCCGCACCGACCTGACGTGGCCGCTCGCGACGACGCTGGTCACCCTCGCGATCCTGCCCGGCCTACTGTGGCGCCGGTCGCGCCCGCTGGTCGTCGTCGCGGTCATGACCGTGGTGACGGCGGGATTCACCGTCGCGCGGACCGTCGCGGGAAGCTCACCGACCGGGCTGGTGACGATGTTCGCGGTGCTCAGCATTCCCTATGCCGTGTTCCGCTGGGGATCGGGGCGCGATCGGCTCGTGGGTGGCGCACTGCTCGGCCTCGGCGTCGGGCTGTCGATCGTGCTCGGTGGGGAGGGATTCGCCGGGGCTGTCGCCGGGGTCGCGTTCGTGGGCGGCGCATGCTTGATCGGGGCCCTGCGCCGCGAACGCGTGGAGTCGCGCGCCGGGGAGCTCGACGCCGTTCGCGCGCGTGAACGCGAGGCTCTGGCCCGCGACCTGCACGACACCGTGGCACACCACGTCTCGGCCATCGCGATCCGCGCGCAGGTCGCGGGCGCCGAGCTGCCCGATGTGTCACGGGTGGCGGCGTCACTCGACGTGATCGAGCGCGAGGCGCAGGCGGTCCTCACCGACATGCGCTCGCTCGTGCGGACCTTGCGTGCGCCCGCCGGCTACGTACCTGCCGCGGGCCTGACCGAGCTCGTCGACCTCGCGGACCCCGGCCCGCCACCGGTGGCCGTGCGCGTCCACGCGCCGGACGATCTGCCCGACCTCGTCGCCTCGACGCTGTTCCGCATCGCACAAGAAGGAATCACCAACGCACGACGTCACGCCCGCGCGGCCACCGCGATCGCGGTGACCGTCACCGTAGACGCGAAGTCCGCGAACATCCTGGTCCACAATGACGGTGCCGCCGCCCGTCCCTCCTCCGGCGATGGCCACGGCCTACGCGGAATATCCGAGCGCACAGCACTTCTGGGTGGACACGTCATCGCGGGCCCGGATCCCGGCGGCGGCTGGACGCTGCGCGCAGCGCTGCCGCTGAGAGGTGCGGCATGA
- a CDS encoding DUF2306 domain-containing protein, protein MDVPGSIPRREWLIAAGLILLALVPSLAGMIRIGEIVSGAPETLDNARFLRMPLPVVVHIVGALVYSVVGAFQFLPGLRRRHLAWHRFAGRYLLVPAGLVVAVSGLWMTAFYDSPPVDGVVLALSRYLVGGLMLAFLAAGVAAIARRDRSAHGAWMIRAYALALGAGTQVLTSGPFLLMFGEPDVVARVVQMDAGWIINAIVAEWVIVRRRAARRRHRAALAEA, encoded by the coding sequence ATGGACGTACCTGGGAGCATTCCTCGCCGTGAATGGCTGATCGCAGCCGGACTGATCCTGCTCGCCCTCGTGCCGTCGCTGGCCGGGATGATACGCATCGGCGAGATCGTGTCGGGGGCGCCCGAGACACTCGATAACGCGCGGTTTCTGCGGATGCCGTTGCCGGTCGTCGTGCACATTGTCGGCGCGCTGGTCTACTCGGTCGTCGGTGCGTTCCAGTTTCTGCCGGGTCTGCGTCGCAGGCATCTCGCGTGGCATCGATTCGCGGGGCGTTACCTGCTTGTTCCGGCGGGACTGGTGGTCGCGGTGAGCGGACTGTGGATGACCGCGTTCTACGATTCGCCGCCCGTCGACGGGGTGGTGCTCGCGCTGTCGCGGTACCTCGTTGGAGGGTTGATGCTCGCCTTCCTTGCCGCGGGGGTGGCCGCGATCGCGCGTCGCGACAGGTCCGCGCACGGCGCGTGGATGATCCGCGCCTACGCGCTGGCCTTGGGCGCGGGTACCCAGGTGCTCACCTCCGGGCCGTTCCTGCTGATGTTCGGCGAGCCCGACGTCGTCGCGCGGGTGGTGCAGATGGATGCCGGGTGGATCATCAATGCCATCGTGGCCGAATGGGTGATCGTCCGCCGCCGCGCGGCCCGTCGGCGTCACCGCGCCGCTTTGGCCGAGGCGTGA
- a CDS encoding TIGR04338 family metallohydrolase, translating into MSDDGRQPRRDSQRAKVYDGEQLVRGVFDRAAEFGHRTVDIYGSQVTLPVERRFASVESVQSYVDKVLALNWVRGQWARAGVPVRVRARAGSSAAHYEVAEAVLAVPLHTGVSAWALRELVVLHELAHHLAPTAGEAPHGPEFCTRYIELVDGVIGPEAALLIRATFGGCGVRFG; encoded by the coding sequence GTGTCCGATGATGGGAGGCAGCCGCGACGGGACAGTCAGCGGGCCAAGGTGTACGACGGTGAGCAGTTGGTGCGGGGGGTGTTCGATCGGGCTGCCGAGTTCGGGCATCGGACGGTGGACATCTATGGGTCGCAGGTGACCTTGCCGGTCGAGCGGCGGTTCGCGTCGGTCGAGTCGGTGCAGAGCTATGTGGACAAGGTGCTCGCGCTGAACTGGGTTCGGGGGCAATGGGCACGGGCGGGGGTGCCGGTGCGGGTCCGGGCTCGGGCCGGGAGTTCTGCCGCTCACTACGAGGTGGCCGAGGCGGTCCTGGCAGTGCCATTGCACACCGGCGTGAGCGCATGGGCATTGCGCGAGCTGGTGGTACTGCACGAACTCGCCCATCACCTCGCGCCTACTGCGGGAGAGGCGCCCCATGGGCCCGAATTCTGCACTCGCTATATCGAATTGGTCGACGGAGTGATCGGGCCTGAAGCGGCGCTGCTGATTCGGGCTACTTTCGGGGGGTGTGGGGTGCGGTTCGGGTGA
- a CDS encoding DUF2786 domain-containing protein, whose product MLTRIGGLLRKAESTDNEHEAEAFLAAAQRLATKSSIDLAVARSHIASRERRPVPVQRIIPIGEPGRKGLRTYVQLFVAIATANDVRCDVARTSAQVYAYGFDADIDACEALYASLLIQMVRASDHYIKSGAYREATVVKIVSEKRFGRTVRREVEAPVAGVTARLNFQMAFAARVGARLAEVKAEVVAEESKAESTGTALALRDKEVALTDFYTATSEARGIWRGPQASTGHSAAARRAGDRAGRTARLGALPELPAARAKLTGR is encoded by the coding sequence ATGCTTACCCGGATCGGGGGTTTGCTGCGCAAGGCCGAGTCCACCGACAACGAGCACGAGGCCGAGGCTTTCCTGGCGGCGGCGCAGCGGTTGGCGACGAAATCGTCGATCGATCTGGCGGTCGCGCGTTCGCACATCGCGAGCCGGGAGCGCAGGCCGGTGCCGGTGCAGCGGATCATCCCGATCGGTGAGCCGGGGCGAAAGGGGCTGCGCACTTACGTGCAGTTGTTCGTCGCCATCGCGACCGCCAACGATGTGCGCTGCGATGTCGCTCGCACCTCCGCCCAGGTCTACGCCTACGGTTTCGACGCCGACATCGACGCCTGCGAAGCGCTCTACGCGAGCCTGCTCATCCAGATGGTGCGGGCCTCGGACCACTACATCAAATCCGGTGCGTATCGGGAGGCGACGGTTGTCAAGATCGTCAGCGAGAAGCGATTCGGTCGGACGGTGCGGCGCGAGGTGGAGGCGCCGGTGGCCGGGGTGACGGCCCGGCTCAACTTTCAGATGGCTTTCGCGGCGCGGGTGGGTGCCCGCCTGGCCGAGGTGAAGGCCGAAGTGGTCGCCGAGGAATCGAAAGCCGAATCCACGGGGACGGCGCTGGCGCTGCGCGACAAGGAGGTTGCGTTGACCGACTTCTACACGGCCACCTCCGAGGCTCGTGGGATCTGGCGTGGGCCGCAGGCGTCCACCGGGCATTCGGCTGCTGCTCGCCGGGCGGGAGATCGGGCGGGGCGTACCGCGCGGCTGGGGGCGTTGCCGGAACTGCCCGCGGCCCGCGCGAAACTCACGGGTCGTTGA
- a CDS encoding ABC transporter substrate-binding protein codes for MALKFVPRATMVAASIALLTASFASGCSSDNGGNPLDENLTGRGPITYVEGKDTTETGVVKQLIDRWNAAHPDEQVTFKEQSADANQQRDDLAEHFRAKQDGYDVVALDVPWTAEFAAKGWIQPLKDSFAIDTAPLLAPTVASATYNGTLYAAPRNTNGGLLYYRTDLVPNPPRTWTEMLGQCQIARDNNIGCYAGQLAPYEGLTVNTSEVINAFGGSFVGADGKTPTVNSPESKAGLKVLVDAYQNGDIPKEAITFKEGESASAFESGNLLFLRNWPYLYGQANADGSAVKDKFGVAPLPGNTGVGASTLGGYNAAISAFSKNKATAADFVRYLISEEAQQIIAAGALPSVRASLYDDPALIAKMPYLPALKESIASAVPRPVTPFYPAVSKAIQDNAYAALNGTKSVDDAVAGMQKGIETAGS; via the coding sequence ATGGCCTTGAAGTTCGTCCCCAGAGCGACCATGGTTGCTGCCTCGATCGCGTTGCTCACCGCATCGTTCGCCAGTGGCTGCTCCAGTGACAACGGAGGTAACCCGCTCGACGAGAATCTGACGGGCCGCGGCCCGATCACCTACGTCGAGGGCAAGGACACCACCGAGACCGGTGTGGTCAAGCAGCTCATCGACCGGTGGAACGCCGCGCATCCGGACGAGCAGGTGACGTTCAAGGAGCAGTCGGCCGACGCCAACCAGCAGCGCGACGACCTCGCCGAGCACTTCCGCGCCAAGCAGGACGGCTACGACGTGGTCGCCCTCGACGTGCCGTGGACCGCGGAGTTCGCCGCCAAGGGCTGGATCCAGCCGCTGAAAGACTCCTTCGCGATCGACACCGCGCCGCTGCTCGCGCCGACCGTCGCCAGCGCCACCTACAACGGCACCCTGTACGCGGCCCCGCGCAACACCAACGGCGGCCTGCTGTACTACCGCACCGACCTGGTGCCCAACCCGCCGCGTACCTGGACCGAGATGCTCGGCCAGTGCCAGATCGCGCGCGACAACAACATCGGCTGCTACGCCGGTCAGCTCGCCCCCTACGAGGGCCTGACCGTGAACACCTCCGAGGTCATCAACGCCTTCGGCGGCAGCTTCGTCGGCGCCGACGGCAAGACCCCGACCGTGAACAGCCCGGAGTCGAAGGCCGGCCTGAAGGTCCTCGTCGACGCCTACCAGAACGGTGACATCCCCAAGGAAGCCATCACCTTCAAGGAAGGCGAGAGCGCGAGCGCGTTCGAGTCCGGCAACCTGCTGTTCCTGCGCAACTGGCCCTACCTGTACGGCCAGGCCAACGCCGACGGCTCCGCGGTGAAGGACAAGTTCGGCGTCGCCCCGCTGCCGGGCAACACCGGCGTCGGCGCCTCGACCCTGGGCGGCTACAACGCCGCGATCAGCGCGTTCTCCAAGAACAAGGCCACCGCCGCCGACTTCGTGCGCTACCTGATCAGCGAAGAGGCCCAGCAGATCATCGCCGCCGGTGCGCTGCCCTCGGTGCGCGCCTCGCTCTACGACGACCCGGCCCTGATCGCCAAGATGCCGTACCTGCCCGCGCTGAAGGAATCCATCGCCAGCGCCGTGCCGCGTCCGGTCACCCCGTTCTATCCCGCGGTGTCGAAGGCCATCCAGGACAACGCCTATGCTGCCCTGAACGGCACGAAGTCCGTCGACGACGCGGTCGCCGGCATGCAAAAGGGCATCGAGACCGCCGGTTCGTAG
- a CDS encoding carbohydrate ABC transporter permease, whose protein sequence is MSDPSGPKQRGLALELQRSGKAWLFITPVLVALAVVIGYPVFQAIWMSFQQDAGIDPATGMFVEGGSAGLSNYTHWLLQQCNSLGGTISCPTGTLGSQFWSAVWVTLFFTVVTVSLEALLGLGMAIVMGKTFRGRALLRAAVLIPWAIPTAVTARLWEFMFQADGVVNRVLGTDILWTSDVWASRFAVIMADVWKTTPFMALLILAGLQVIPNDVYEAAKVDGASAWQRFVHITLPLLKPALLVAILFRTMDALRMYDLPAIMTLGNPATNTLSILVVDQVRQGPNSAAALSTITFLLVFGIAFVLVKVLGANAVRTQEEQRKAA, encoded by the coding sequence GTGTCGGATCCTTCGGGACCCAAGCAGCGCGGGCTTGCGCTGGAACTGCAGCGATCCGGCAAGGCGTGGTTGTTCATCACGCCGGTGCTCGTCGCGCTGGCCGTCGTCATCGGATATCCGGTGTTCCAGGCGATCTGGATGTCCTTTCAGCAGGACGCCGGGATCGACCCGGCCACCGGCATGTTCGTCGAGGGCGGCAGCGCGGGGCTGAGCAACTACACGCACTGGCTGCTGCAGCAGTGCAATTCGCTCGGCGGCACGATCTCGTGCCCGACCGGCACGCTCGGCTCGCAGTTCTGGTCCGCGGTCTGGGTCACCCTGTTCTTCACGGTGGTGACGGTGTCGCTGGAGGCGCTGCTCGGCCTCGGCATGGCCATCGTGATGGGCAAGACCTTCCGTGGCCGGGCGCTGCTGCGCGCCGCCGTGCTGATCCCGTGGGCCATTCCCACCGCCGTCACCGCGCGGCTGTGGGAGTTCATGTTCCAGGCCGACGGCGTGGTGAACCGGGTGCTCGGCACCGACATCCTGTGGACCTCGGATGTGTGGGCCTCGCGATTCGCGGTGATCATGGCCGACGTGTGGAAGACGACGCCGTTCATGGCGCTGCTGATCCTGGCGGGCCTGCAGGTGATCCCGAACGATGTGTACGAGGCCGCCAAGGTCGACGGCGCCTCGGCCTGGCAGCGGTTCGTGCACATCACGCTGCCGCTGCTCAAGCCCGCGCTGCTGGTCGCGATCCTGTTCCGCACCATGGACGCGCTGCGCATGTACGACCTGCCCGCGATCATGACGCTGGGCAACCCGGCGACGAACACGCTGTCGATCCTGGTGGTCGACCAGGTGCGCCAAGGTCCCAACAGCGCCGCCGCGCTCTCGACGATCACCTTCCTGCTCGTCTTCGGTATCGCGTTCGTTCTGGTGAAGGTGCTGGGCGCCAACGCGGTTCGCACGCAAGAAGAACAGCGGAAGGCGGCCTGA
- a CDS encoding carbohydrate ABC transporter permease, with translation MTKDAPDQPAELAAQPVSWRKRFGTARLYLGVFIILVWGLGPFYWMTVVAFRDASHTFDSTPWPTHVTLENFRNAFDTSRGNDFGKALLNSLIIGSATTAIALVLGVLAAYALARMTFAGKYLISGLILSASMFPAVVLVTPLFQLFTDLGWIGQYQAMIIPNISFVLPMTVYILASFFAELPWELEEAARIDGASKLQAFRLIMLPLAAPAVFTTAILAFIAAVNEYLLARLLSGEQTKPVTVAIASFSGNDPLVQPYAAIMAAGVIVTVPLVIMVLLFQRRIISGLTAGGVKS, from the coding sequence ATGACCAAGGACGCGCCCGATCAGCCGGCCGAGCTCGCGGCGCAGCCGGTATCGTGGCGCAAGCGCTTCGGCACCGCCCGCCTCTACCTCGGCGTGTTCATCATCCTGGTGTGGGGGCTCGGGCCGTTCTACTGGATGACCGTCGTCGCGTTCCGCGATGCGTCCCACACCTTCGACAGCACCCCGTGGCCGACCCACGTCACGTTGGAGAACTTCCGCAACGCCTTCGACACCAGCCGCGGCAACGACTTCGGCAAGGCGCTGCTCAACAGTTTGATCATCGGTTCGGCGACGACGGCCATCGCGCTGGTGCTCGGTGTGCTCGCCGCGTACGCGCTGGCGCGGATGACCTTCGCGGGCAAGTACCTGATCTCGGGGCTGATCCTGTCGGCGTCGATGTTCCCGGCCGTGGTGCTGGTGACGCCGCTGTTCCAGCTGTTCACCGACCTGGGCTGGATCGGCCAGTACCAGGCAATGATCATCCCGAACATCTCGTTCGTGCTGCCGATGACGGTCTACATCCTGGCTTCGTTCTTCGCCGAACTGCCCTGGGAGCTCGAAGAAGCCGCGCGCATCGACGGTGCGAGCAAGCTGCAGGCGTTCCGGTTGATCATGCTGCCGCTGGCCGCGCCCGCGGTGTTCACCACCGCGATCCTGGCGTTCATCGCCGCGGTGAATGAGTACCTGTTGGCCCGGCTGCTCTCCGGTGAGCAGACCAAGCCGGTGACGGTGGCCATCGCGAGCTTCTCCGGCAACGATCCGCTGGTGCAGCCGTACGCGGCGATCATGGCGGCGGGCGTGATCGTCACCGTGCCGCTGGTGATCATGGTGCTGCTGTTCCAGCGCCGGATCATCTCCGGTCTCACCGCGGGCGGCGTCAAGAGCTGA